In the Manis javanica isolate MJ-LG chromosome 12, MJ_LKY, whole genome shotgun sequence genome, one interval contains:
- the LOC118971798 gene encoding ral-GDS-related protein-like isoform X1, producing the protein MAPGLAEPVPGPEPTSPCAAISDIPGVVSAPEVEPHEPSEPSRPFPSPRMGRARRHAWEPNDVTSVLHGSQLSPIPEGRVLHHLAQEEHLGPTVAEPEEPRQTQLAPETQGGPASWLEPVQELPETPVLELRPVSPASAPAEPEDVPAVPSAPLPSPELEPHEPSGTGPRAPARMAPGLAGAKPAPESTLLAFPPRLVAEQLTLMYAELFTKVAVDDRMTRCGSQSYNRNIEHLTPTINKIIKQFNDAANVVISSCLGAPGMTARDRARVVEFWIQVAKECLDLENFAHLHAILLALQSPAISRLQCTWGRVSWKSSRMHKRLEKERWLNRKRLLKEATSMVTQQHRFLRESEDRQEESSILREMLIHKYVAMTHHLQPEEHFRAFFQAVETLDDQKRYTLSCQLEPPGQRASRKGLLFFRSRNI; encoded by the exons ATGGCACCGGGCCTGGCAGAGCCAGTGCCAGGtccagagcccaccagcccctgtgcggCGATCTCGGACATCCCGGGAGTGGTCTCGGCCCCCGaggtggagccccatgagccttcaGAACCCAGCAG gcctttccccagccccaggatgggcCGGGCTAGGCGCCATGCCTGGGAGCCCAATGATGTGACCAGCGTCCTCCATGGCAGCCAGCTTTCACCCATCCCAGAGGGCcgagtcctccaccacttggcccaggaggagcacctggggcccactgtggcagagccggaag AACCACGGCAGACGCAActggctccagagacacagggagggccGGCTTCATGGCTAGAGCCagttcaggagctccctgagacccctgtgctggagctacggccAGTGTCACCTGCGTCAGCCCCCGCAGAGCCGGAGGACGTCCCAGCAGTGCCCTCAGCCCCACTGCCGAGCCCTGAGCTTGAGCCCCATGAGCCCTCAGGCACAGGGCCCAGGGCACCTGCCAGAATGGCACCGGGCCTGGCAGGGGCAAAGCCAGCTCCAGAGTCCACCCTCCTGGCATTCCCTCCACGCCTGGTTGCCGAGCAACTGACCCTGATGTATGCG GAACTGttcaccaaggtggcagtggaCGACCGCATGACCCGCTGCGGGAGCCAGTCATACAACAGAAACATTGAACACCTGACCCCCACCATCAATAAAATCATAAAGCAATTTAATGATGCAGCCAACGtggtcatctcctcctgcctcggggccCCAGGCATGACGGCGcgggacagggcccgagtggtagagttctggatccaggtggccaag gagtgtctggaccTTGAGAATTTTGCACACCTCCAcgccattctcttggccctgcagagcccGGCCATCAGTCGTCTGCAATGCACCTGGGGACGTGTTTCCTG gAAGAGCTCCAGGATGCATAAGAGACTTGAAAAAGAGAGGTGGCTTAACCGGAAGAGGCTCCTCAAg GAGGCGACTTCCATGGTGACGCAACAGCATCGTTTCCTCCGGGAATCTGAGGATAGGCAGGAG GAAAGTTCCATCCTACGTGAGATGCTCATACACAAGTACGTGGCCATGACGCATCACCTGCAACCCGAGGAGCACTTCAGAGCCTTCTTCCAGGCCGTGGAGACCCTGGATGACCAGAagag atacaccctgtcctgccagctagagcccccaggccagagggccAGCAGAAAGGGACTCTTGTTCTTCAGGTCCCGCAACATTTAA
- the LOC118971798 gene encoding ral-GDS-related protein-like isoform X2: protein MAPGLAEPVPGPEPTSPCAAISDIPGVVSAPEVEPHEPSEPSRPFPSPRMGRARRHAWEPNDVTSVLHGSQLSPIPEGRVLHHLAQEEHLGPTVAEPEEPRQTQLAPETQGGPASWLEPVQELPETPVLELRPVSPASAPAEPEDVPAVPSAPLPSPELEPHEPSGTGPRAPARMAPGLAGAKPAPESTLLAFPPRLVAEQLTLMYAELFTKVAVDDRMTRCGSQSYNRNIEHLTPTINKIIKQFNDAANVVISSCLGAPGMTARDRARVVEFWIQVAKECLDLENFAHLHAILLALQSPAISRLQCTWGRVSWKSSRMHKRLEKERWLNRKRLLKESSILREMLIHKYVAMTHHLQPEEHFRAFFQAVETLDDQKRYTLSCQLEPPGQRASRKGLLFFRSRNI, encoded by the exons ATGGCACCGGGCCTGGCAGAGCCAGTGCCAGGtccagagcccaccagcccctgtgcggCGATCTCGGACATCCCGGGAGTGGTCTCGGCCCCCGaggtggagccccatgagccttcaGAACCCAGCAG gcctttccccagccccaggatgggcCGGGCTAGGCGCCATGCCTGGGAGCCCAATGATGTGACCAGCGTCCTCCATGGCAGCCAGCTTTCACCCATCCCAGAGGGCcgagtcctccaccacttggcccaggaggagcacctggggcccactgtggcagagccggaag AACCACGGCAGACGCAActggctccagagacacagggagggccGGCTTCATGGCTAGAGCCagttcaggagctccctgagacccctgtgctggagctacggccAGTGTCACCTGCGTCAGCCCCCGCAGAGCCGGAGGACGTCCCAGCAGTGCCCTCAGCCCCACTGCCGAGCCCTGAGCTTGAGCCCCATGAGCCCTCAGGCACAGGGCCCAGGGCACCTGCCAGAATGGCACCGGGCCTGGCAGGGGCAAAGCCAGCTCCAGAGTCCACCCTCCTGGCATTCCCTCCACGCCTGGTTGCCGAGCAACTGACCCTGATGTATGCG GAACTGttcaccaaggtggcagtggaCGACCGCATGACCCGCTGCGGGAGCCAGTCATACAACAGAAACATTGAACACCTGACCCCCACCATCAATAAAATCATAAAGCAATTTAATGATGCAGCCAACGtggtcatctcctcctgcctcggggccCCAGGCATGACGGCGcgggacagggcccgagtggtagagttctggatccaggtggccaag gagtgtctggaccTTGAGAATTTTGCACACCTCCAcgccattctcttggccctgcagagcccGGCCATCAGTCGTCTGCAATGCACCTGGGGACGTGTTTCCTG gAAGAGCTCCAGGATGCATAAGAGACTTGAAAAAGAGAGGTGGCTTAACCGGAAGAGGCTCCTCAAg GAAAGTTCCATCCTACGTGAGATGCTCATACACAAGTACGTGGCCATGACGCATCACCTGCAACCCGAGGAGCACTTCAGAGCCTTCTTCCAGGCCGTGGAGACCCTGGATGACCAGAagag atacaccctgtcctgccagctagagcccccaggccagagggccAGCAGAAAGGGACTCTTGTTCTTCAGGTCCCGCAACATTTAA